Proteins encoded in a region of the Streptomyces sp. RFCAC02 genome:
- a CDS encoding phage tail protein — translation MAIKGLEQAVENLSRISKTAVPGAAAMAINRVASSAISQSASQVARETKVRRKLVKERARLKRATVKNPQARIKVNRGDLPVIKLGNARVVLSRRRRRKKGQRSSLKGGGSVLVVGNRRIPGAFIQQLKNGRWHVMQRVAGKNRYPIDVVKIPMAVPLTTAFKQNIERIRRERLPKELGYALQHQLRMVIKR, via the coding sequence ATGGCCATAAAAGGTCTTGAGCAGGCCGTTGAAAACCTCAGCCGTATCAGCAAAACGGCGGTGCCTGGTGCCGCCGCAATGGCCATTAACCGCGTTGCTTCATCCGCGATATCGCAGTCGGCGTCACAGGTTGCCCGTGAGACAAAGGTACGCCGGAAACTGGTAAAGGAAAGGGCCAGGCTGAAAAGGGCCACGGTCAAAAATCCGCAGGCCAGAATCAAAGTTAACCGGGGGGATTTGCCCGTAATCAAGCTGGGTAATGCGCGGGTTGTCCTTTCGCGCCGCAGGCGTCGTAAAAAGGGGCAGCGTTCATCCCTGAAAGGTGGCGGCAGCGTGCTTGTGGTGGGTAACCGTCGTATTCCCGGCGCGTTTATTCAGCAACTGAAAAATGGCCGGTGGCATGTCATGCAGCGTGTGGCTGGGAAAAACCGTTACCCCATTGATGTGGTGAAAATCCCGATGGCGGTGCCGCTGACCACGGCGTTTAAACAAAATATTGAGCGGATACGGCGTGAACGTCTTCCGAAAGAGCTGGGCTATGCGCTGCAGCATCAACTGAGGATGGTAATAAAGCGATGA
- a CDS encoding phage minor tail U family protein, whose amino-acid sequence MKHTELRAAVLDALEKHDTGATFFDGRPAVFDEADFPAVAVYLTGAEYTGEELDSDTWQAELHIEVFLPAQVPDSELDAWMESRIYPVMSDIPALSDLITSMVASGYDYRRDDDAGLWSSADLTYVITYEM is encoded by the coding sequence ATGAAACATACTGAACTCCGTGCAGCCGTACTGGATGCACTGGAGAAGCATGACACCGGGGCGACGTTTTTTGATGGTCGCCCCGCTGTTTTTGATGAGGCGGATTTTCCGGCAGTTGCCGTTTATCTCACCGGCGCTGAATACACGGGCGAAGAGCTGGACAGCGATACCTGGCAGGCGGAGCTGCATATCGAAGTTTTCCTGCCTGCTCAGGTGCCGGATTCAGAGCTGGATGCGTGGATGGAGTCCCGGATTTATCCGGTGATGAGCGATATCCCGGCACTGTCAGATTTGATCACCAGTATGGTGGCCAGCGGCTATGACTACCGGCGCGACGATGATGCGGGCTTGTGGAGTTCAGCCGATCTGACTTATGTCATTACCTATGAAATGTGA